From one Sporohalobacter salinus genomic stretch:
- a CDS encoding glycosyltransferase: MHIAMFTNNYKPFVGGVPISIELFARQFRKLGHKVSIFAPEYYEDVEDEKDTFRVPSLKVIKYGDSCLPIPISGLSDFKKNFVDFNIDIIHCHHPFFLGKVGQKLGDKHNIPVVYTYHTRFKEYCVHLPSGVRQICETVLDKVIKNFCNQADLIFTPTEGMTGHLIDKGIQSKIEVIPTGIVINNYNKYEKEEIEDYRKQLGLKLDEDVLLFVSRLSKEKNIGFLFESLQPLLKSNKGNKTKLLIVGDGPRKEKLMQKTKKLSMDSQVEFLGERSREELIKLYKLADVFVFSSLSETQGIVIIEALAGETPVVALNGTGVRDIITDGKDGYLLEPEDKDGFHKRVLKLLNNEQLLDNMSEKAWQKANQYSINTLAKEVLSYYQNLCNKGPNNYKSELAAGSKR, encoded by the coding sequence ATGCATATAGCAATGTTTACTAATAACTATAAGCCCTTTGTGGGTGGAGTTCCGATTTCTATTGAACTTTTTGCTAGACAATTTAGGAAATTAGGACATAAAGTAAGTATCTTTGCTCCTGAATATTATGAAGATGTTGAAGATGAGAAGGATACTTTTCGGGTTCCTTCTTTGAAAGTGATTAAGTACGGAGATAGTTGTTTACCTATTCCTATATCAGGTTTGAGTGATTTTAAAAAGAACTTTGTAGATTTTAATATAGATATTATTCATTGTCATCATCCCTTCTTTTTAGGAAAAGTAGGACAAAAGCTAGGAGATAAGCATAACATACCGGTAGTATATACTTATCATACTCGTTTTAAGGAATATTGCGTTCATCTTCCTTCAGGAGTGCGTCAGATTTGCGAAACAGTTTTAGATAAAGTAATCAAAAATTTTTGTAATCAGGCTGATTTAATATTTACTCCTACTGAAGGAATGACTGGACATTTAATTGATAAAGGAATTCAAAGTAAGATTGAAGTGATTCCAACTGGAATTGTCATAAATAATTATAATAAATATGAGAAAGAGGAAATTGAGGATTATCGTAAGCAATTGGGGCTTAAATTAGATGAAGATGTTTTATTGTTTGTAAGTAGATTATCAAAAGAAAAGAATATAGGTTTCTTATTTGAATCTTTACAACCACTTTTAAAGTCTAATAAAGGAAATAAGACCAAATTATTAATTGTGGGTGACGGTCCTAGAAAAGAAAAGTTGATGCAGAAGACAAAAAAATTAAGTATGGATAGTCAGGTAGAATTTTTAGGAGAAAGAAGTCGTGAAGAATTAATAAAATTATATAAATTGGCAGATGTATTTGTATTTTCGTCATTATCAGAAACACAAGGAATCGTTATCATAGAAGCTTTAGCTGGAGAAACACCAGTAGTAGCTTTAAACGGTACTGGAGTAAGAGATATTATTACTGATGGTAAAGACGGATATTTGTTAGAACCAGAAGATAAAGATGGTTTTCATAAGAGAGTATTGAAATTATTAAATAATGAACAGCTACTTGATAATATGAGTGAGAAAGCTTGGCAGAAAGCTAATCAATAT